One region of Carassius gibelio isolate Cgi1373 ecotype wild population from Czech Republic chromosome A1, carGib1.2-hapl.c, whole genome shotgun sequence genomic DNA includes:
- the grk1a gene encoding rhodopsin kinase GRK1 has translation MDIGGLTTVVANSAYISARGSFDGTANPAANRDKKYHAKLKLPHITVCEDLRETLDLQFKSICVEQPIGKRLFQEYLEITNEYKGPCRLWKDIEAYDTAEDKDRAQKAAKILQRYMEPSAKLFCPFLPENDITKVKERHKEATDDLFVEILASVFNFLKEVPFTFYLETMYFKRFLQWKWLEMQPVAEDWFLDFRVLGKGGFGEVSACQMKATGKLYACKKLNKKRLRKRKGYEGAMVEKRILARVHSRFIVSLAYAFQTKTELCLVMTIMNGGDLRYHIYNVDENNPGFSETRACYYAAQIIQGLEHLHQKRIIYRDLKPENVLLDNEGNVRISDLGLAVELADDQLKTKGYAGTPGFMAPELLKGEEYDYSVDYFTLGVTLYEFIAAKGPFRTRGEKVENKEVKKRILNDPVTYPENFSENAKSICEGLLAKEVDKRLGFKNGTCDELRAHPFFSEINWRKLDAGILPPPFVPDSKTVYAKNLDDVGAFSTVKGVCLEDDDKKFFDEFASGNVSIPWQEEMLETGIYGELNVWGPNGTVPNDLRRESILEQPPKSSTCSVS, from the exons ATGGACATCGGAGGCCTGACTACGGTGGTGGCCAACTCGGCGTACATCTCGGCCCGTGGCAGTTTCGATGGCACAGCCAACCCAGCAGCCAACCGAGACAAGAAGTACCACGCCAAACTCAAGCTTCCCCACATCACTGTGTGTGAAGATCTGAGGGAAACCCTGGATCTGCAATTTAAGAGCATTTGTGTGGAGCAGCCCATCGGCAAACGGCTGTTTCAAGAGTACCTGGAAATCACCAATGAGTACAAGGGACCATGTCGCCTCTGGAAGGACATTGAGGCATACGACACCGCCGAGGATAAGGATCGAGCTCAGAAAGCCGCCAAAATCCTCCAGCGTTACATGGAGCCTTCTGCCAAGCTCTTCTGCCCGTTTTTACCCGAAAATGACATCACCAAGGTGAAAGAACGGCACAAGGAGGCAACAGATGACCTGTTTGTGGAGATCCTGGCCAGTGtgtttaacttcctcaaagaggtTCCCTTCACGTTCTATCTAGAGACCATGTACTTTAAACGCTTCTTGCAGTGGAAGTGGTTGGAGATGCAGCCGGTAGCCGAGGACTGGTTCTTGGACTTCCGTGTTCTGGGTAAGGGTGGGTTCGGAGAGGTGTCCGCCTGTCAGATGAAGGCCACAGGGAAGCTGTACGCCTGCAAGAAGCTCAACAAGAAGAGGCTGAGGAAGAGGAAAGGCTATGAG GGTGCCATGGTGGAGAAACGGATCCTGGCTCGAGTTCACAGTAGATTCATTGTGTCTCTGGCTTACGCCTTCCAGACCAAAACAGAACTGTGTCTGGTGATGACCATCATGAACGGAGGAGATCTCAG GTACCACATCTATAATGTGGATGAGAATAACCCAGGGTTCTCTGAAACCAGAGCGTGTTACTATGCTGCTCAGATCATTCAAGGCCTAGAGCATCTACACCAGAAGAGAATCATCTACAGAGACCTGAAACCAGAAAATGTTCTGCTAGATAATGAAG GTAACGTCCGTATCTCTGATCTTGGCTTGGCTGTGGAGCTTGCAGATGACCAGCTTAAAACCAAAGGCTACGCTGGAACTCCAG GGTTCATGGCCCCAGAGCTGCTGAAGGGTGAAGAATATGATTACTCTGTAGATTACTTCACTCTCGGGGTCACGTTGTACGAGTTCATTGCAGCCAAAGGACCCTTCAGGACTCGAGGAGAGAAG GTGGAGAATAAAGAGGTTAAAAAGCGAATCCTGAACGACCCAGTGACGTACCCAGAAAATTTCAGTGAGAATGCCAAGTCCATCTGTGAGGGTCTTCTGGCAAAAGAAGTGGACAAGAGACTGGGCTTCAAGAACGGCACGTGTGATGAGCTACGCGCACATCCGTTCTTCAGCGAAATCAACTGGAGGAAACTGGACGCAG GGATTCTGCCGCCTCCTTTCGTACCGGATTCCAAGACCGTCTATGCCAAGAATCTGGATGACGTGGGCGCTTTCTCCACTGTGAAGGGGGTCTGCCTGGAGGACGATGACAAGAAGTTCTTTGATGAGTTTGCGTCAGGAAACGTCTCTATACCCTGGCAGGAGGAGATGCTCGAGACGGGCATCTACGGTGAGCTGAACGTGTGGGGTCCAAACGGCACTGTGCCCAACGACCTGCGTCGAGAGTCCATCCTGGAGCAGCCACCCAAATCCTCCACCTGTAGCGTTTCATAA